Part of the Bacteroidia bacterium genome, ACTCTACCCAGAAACAAAATTTAGATACAAACAAAATCAAAAAAGTAGAACAACCTAAACCTATCAAAGTGGAATTTAATCCTCAAAGAATTGCAGGATTGCAATACGAATGGTTTTACGAAGATAAACCAATTACCGCAGAGATGCTCAATGAGAATGAATTTTTACGCGAACCTTACTACGAAACAGATAGTATTGAAGGCATTTTGTGCTTTAGAGGTAATCACTTTCGTAATACGGCTTCATTTGGATATTTACAAAAAAGTCCCTCTGCATTGCGCTTAATTTGGGAATTTAATACTAGCAGCAGTGGGCGCTGGGGCGGAGGTGCAGGCTGGACAGGTCAACCTGCTATTGTCAAATGGAGCGAAAAGATAAAAGCTATTATGAACCTTAAACCTACTTACAAGCAGGATAAAAATTTTGTGGAAGTAATCTATGCCTCTTTGGATGGAAAAATTTATTTTTTGGATTTAGCTACAGGCAAACCTTCTCGCCCACCTATTGACGTAAAAAATCCTATCAAAGGTTCTGTTTCTGTGGATCCTCGCGGGTATCCTTTATTATATTGCGGTCAGGGAATTCCTCAAAATGGTGAAATTGGCTTTCGTATTTTTAGCTTAATTGATGGTAAAGAAATATACTTTATCAAAGGAATTGACGCATTAGCTTATCGTAAATGGGGCGCTTTTGACAGCTCACCTCTGATCAACCGCTTCACTGATGCTATGTACCTCAACGGCGAAAATGGTTTGTTTTATTACATTAAACTCAATACACAATTTGACCTTTCACAAGCTAAAATTAGCGTTCAGCCAAAAGTATATAAGTATCGCTATCAATCTCCTAAAAAGGGACAAATAGGCACAGAAAACTCTATTGCGGCGTATAAAAACTTAGTCTATTTCGCAGATAATA contains:
- a CDS encoding pyrrolo-quinoline quinone — protein: MQIGNTLIAVISILILTTAKCQHKDSTQKQNLDTNKIKKVEQPKPIKVEFNPQRIAGLQYEWFYEDKPITAEMLNENEFLREPYYETDSIEGILCFRGNHFRNTASFGYLQKSPSALRLIWEFNTSSSGRWGGGAGWTGQPAIVKWSEKIKAIMNLKPTYKQDKNFVEVIYASLDGKIYFLDLATGKPSRPPIDVKNPIKGSVSVDPRGYPLLYCGQGIPQNGEIGFRIFSLIDGKEIYFIKGIDALAYRKWGAFDSSPLINRFTDAMYLNGENGLFYYIKLNTQFDLSQAKISVQPKVYKYRYQSPKKGQIGTENSIAAYKNLVYFADNSGYLQCIDICTLKPVWATDVTDDTDASILIEVENGVPFLYTGCEVDKQGSSGYTFLRKIHGLTGQIIWEVSYKCSTIQGSHPVNGGLLASPVLSKNSKDSLVIFSPARYKNLNSGLMVALHTRTGKEVWRLELPNYTWSSPVGIYDPDKNLYIVQCDSQGNIFLIEGKQGKILSKLNLGYNIEASPAVYLNTMVVGIRGAKFYGIAIE